The following are from one region of the Actinoplanes sp. L3-i22 genome:
- a CDS encoding NADAR family protein — protein sequence MTIFFYGADEVPYGCFSNFSEHGFDLDGVWWPTSEHYFQAQKFKGTRHADLVRRARTPLRAAELGRDSAKPLRRDWERVKDDVMRRAVATKFRAHADIRDILLSTGDEEIVEDTTTDHYWGRGRTGNGKNMLGRILVRTRNQLLAEAPDSDGRRPAR from the coding sequence GTGACGATTTTCTTCTATGGCGCCGACGAAGTTCCCTATGGATGCTTCTCGAACTTCTCCGAGCACGGCTTCGACCTCGACGGGGTCTGGTGGCCGACCTCGGAGCACTACTTCCAGGCGCAGAAATTCAAGGGCACTCGTCACGCGGATCTCGTCCGGCGTGCCCGCACCCCGCTGCGGGCCGCGGAGCTGGGCCGTGACTCGGCAAAGCCGCTGCGGAGGGACTGGGAACGGGTCAAGGACGACGTCATGCGCCGTGCGGTGGCGACCAAGTTCCGCGCGCATGCCGATATCCGCGACATTCTGTTGTCCACCGGCGATGAAGAGATCGTCGAGGACACCACCACCGATCACTACTGGGGTCGGGGCCGGACCGGGAACGGCAAGAACATGCTCGGGCGGATCCTGGTGCGCACCCGCAACCAGTTGCTCGCCGAAGCTCCCGACAGCGATGGCCGCCGCCCGGCGCGATGA